One Eurosta solidaginis isolate ZX-2024a chromosome 5, ASM4086904v1, whole genome shotgun sequence DNA segment encodes these proteins:
- the LOC137254448 gene encoding collagenase-like: MVQKVAVRPRILNGQTAAANQFPYQAGLELFDGEIWSFCGGSLISNEWVLTAAHCTLDAISVIVYLGSITRLDAIVRLEVDNSDIKGHPEFDKETFINDIALIKIPAVTYSAAIQPATFQSKCASSYPTYVDETVVASGWGRTSDTSTLCSPVLKFANLKVISNEVCAEKYSDIDNGMLCTSTVNRVGHCDGDSGGPLVLANSNLQIGIISFHSQDGCGDGLPAGHTRVTSYLNWIQANTRLRLN, translated from the exons ATGGTGCAAAAGGTAGCTGTAAGGCCACGTATATTAAATGGTCAAACGGCTGCTGCTAATCAATTTCCTTATCAAGCTGGTTTGGAGTTATTTgatggtgaaatttggagcttttGTGGTGGATCTCTAATAAGCAATGAGTGGGTGCTGACGGCTGCTCATTGTACTTTAGA TGCTATTAGTGTGATCGTATACTTAGGCAGCATCACTCGGTTAGATGCCATTGTCCGCCTGGAGGTGGACAACAGTGACATTAAAGGTCATCCCGAATTCGATAAGGAAACTTTTATAAATGATATAGCTTTGATAAAAATTCCAGCTGTAACATATTCAGCTGCCATTCAACCGGCTACCTTTCAATCAAAATGTGCTTCAAGCTATCCCACTTACGTTGATGAAACTGTAGTGGCTTCTGGATGGGGTCGTACCTCTGATACATCCACATTGTGTTCACCTGTTTTAAAGTTTGCCAATTTGAAAGTGATCTCGAACGAAGTATGTGCTGAAAAATATTCTGATATCGATAACGGAATGCTGTGTACTTCCACCGTCAATCGTGTTGGACATTGTGATGGTGATTCTGGTGGTCCATTGGTTTTGGCAAATTCCAACCTTCAAATTGGTATTATATCTTTTCATTCACAGGATGGATGTGGAGATGGTTTACCAGCTGGACATACTCGTGTCACTTCCTACTTGAATTGGATTCAAGCAAATACGAGGCTTAGGCTTAATTAA